In the Brassica napus cultivar Da-Ae chromosome A7, Da-Ae, whole genome shotgun sequence genome, one interval contains:
- the LOC106355446 gene encoding PR5-like receptor kinase isoform X1: MGEGFVALMFLLVSLTIVLEGFVWVEARTALKPSSSTNFTIENKCDYPVWPVINGTSTEFSISTTCFVLKKGEARLISVCPSTTPNKTRITNGSAVAPTTSGLPPQSQPFIFPGKQKSSWKSKLIPGISAALILLIIIVMAVMLRAKKMRKSDWDDKNVEAVVQLKRYSYAKIKKMTNSFAHLLGKGGYGTVYKGKLLDDGRDVAVKILKQSEGNGEEFINEVASLSRTSHVHIVSLLGFCYERNKRAIIYEFMPNGSLDKFISENMSVKMEWERLYDIAVGVSRGLEYLHNGCVSRIVHFDIKPQNILLDKDLCPKISDFGLAKLCKNKESIMSMLDARGTAGYIAPEVFSKNFGGVSHKSDVYSYGMVVLEMIGARNIEKVEHSGSNNSSMYFPDWIYKDLEREEIMRIFGDRITEEEEKIARKMVLVGLWCIQTNPSHRPAMIKVIEMLEGTLEALQVPPKPLLCLPARTVPEIVEDSNETSSFSWPSQFERGTFIGEDTLRISEEDIVQCSSS; this comes from the exons ATGGGTGAGGGATTTGTTGCATTGATGTTCCTCCTTGTTTCACTAACAATCGTCTTAG AAGGGTTTGTTTGGGTTGAGGCACGTACAGCGTTAAAGCCGAGCAGTTCCACAAACTTTACCATAGAAAACAAATGCGATTATCCTGTCTGGCCGGTAATCAATGGTACTTCCACTGAATTTTCGATCTCAACCACCTGCTTTGTCCTCAAGAAAGGAGAGGCGCGTCTCATCAGTGTTTGCCCGTCCACTACTCCCAACAAGACAAG AATAACCAACGGAAGCGCAGTGGCTCCAACAACTAGTGGACTTCCCCCACAGTCTCAACCCTTTATATTTCCAGGAAAAC AAAAATCATCATGGAAGTCAAAGCTTATACCTG GAATCTCAGCAGCTTTAATTTTGCTGATCATTATTGTGATGGCGGTTATGTTGAGAGcaaagaagatgagaaagagtGATTGGGATGATAAAAACGTTGAGGCCGTTGTACAGTTAAAGCGGTATAGTTACGCAAAAATCAAGAAGATGACAAACTCATTTGCACATCTTCTTGGGAAAGGAGGATATGGAACAGTCTACAAAGGAAAGTTACTGGATGATGGCCGAGATGTTGCAGTAAAGATCTTGAAGCAGTCAGAGGGAAATGGAGAAGAGTTTATCAATGAAGTAGCTAGCTTAAGTAGAACATCTCATGTTCATATTGTATCTCTTCTTGGATTCTGTTACGAAAGGAACAAGAGAGCGATCATCTATGAGTTCATGCCAAATGGATCCCTAGATAAGTTTATTTCCGAGAATATGTCAGTTAAGATGGAATGGGAAAGGTTGTACGACATTGCGGTGGGTGTCTCTCGTGGCCTAGAGTATTTGCATAATGGTTGTGTATCGAGGATTGTGCATTTCGATATAAAGCCGCAAAATATACTCCTGGACAAAGATCTTTGCCCAAAGATTTCAGATTTTGGTCTTGCCAAGCTCTGTAAAAATAAGGAGAGCATCATGTCGATGCTGGACGCGAGAGGAACAGCAGGATACATTGCCCCTGAAGTCTTTTCAAAGAATTTTGGAGGAGTTTCACATAAATCAGATGTGTATAGTTATGGGATGGtggttcttgagatgattggaGCAAGAAATATAGAAAAAGTTGAACATTCTGGATCTAACAATAGTTCAATGTACTTTCCAGATTGGATCTATAAGGATCTTGAAAGGGAAGAAATCATGAGGATTTTTGGTGATCGTataacagaagaagaagagaaaattgcaaggaaaatggtattggttGGTCTGTGGTGTATTCAGACCAATCCATCTCACCGTCCAGCAATGATCAAAGTCATTGAAATGTTAGAGGGGACTCTAGAGGCTCTCCAGGTTCCACCTAAACCTCTCTTGTGTTTACCTGCAAGAACGGTTCCAGAAATTGTTGAAGATAGTAATGAGACTTCAAGCTTCTCTTGGCCAAGTCAGTTTGAAAGAGGCACTTTCATTGGTGAAGACACTTTACGCATTTCTGAAGAAGACATAGTTCAATGTTCCAGCTCCTAA
- the LOC106355446 gene encoding PR5-like receptor kinase isoform X2, which produces MGEGFVALMFLLVSLTIVLGFVWVEARTALKPSSSTNFTIENKCDYPVWPVINGTSTEFSISTTCFVLKKGEARLISVCPSTTPNKTRITNGSAVAPTTSGLPPQSQPFIFPGKQKSSWKSKLIPGISAALILLIIIVMAVMLRAKKMRKSDWDDKNVEAVVQLKRYSYAKIKKMTNSFAHLLGKGGYGTVYKGKLLDDGRDVAVKILKQSEGNGEEFINEVASLSRTSHVHIVSLLGFCYERNKRAIIYEFMPNGSLDKFISENMSVKMEWERLYDIAVGVSRGLEYLHNGCVSRIVHFDIKPQNILLDKDLCPKISDFGLAKLCKNKESIMSMLDARGTAGYIAPEVFSKNFGGVSHKSDVYSYGMVVLEMIGARNIEKVEHSGSNNSSMYFPDWIYKDLEREEIMRIFGDRITEEEEKIARKMVLVGLWCIQTNPSHRPAMIKVIEMLEGTLEALQVPPKPLLCLPARTVPEIVEDSNETSSFSWPSQFERGTFIGEDTLRISEEDIVQCSSS; this is translated from the exons ATGGGTGAGGGATTTGTTGCATTGATGTTCCTCCTTGTTTCACTAACAATCGTCTTAG GGTTTGTTTGGGTTGAGGCACGTACAGCGTTAAAGCCGAGCAGTTCCACAAACTTTACCATAGAAAACAAATGCGATTATCCTGTCTGGCCGGTAATCAATGGTACTTCCACTGAATTTTCGATCTCAACCACCTGCTTTGTCCTCAAGAAAGGAGAGGCGCGTCTCATCAGTGTTTGCCCGTCCACTACTCCCAACAAGACAAG AATAACCAACGGAAGCGCAGTGGCTCCAACAACTAGTGGACTTCCCCCACAGTCTCAACCCTTTATATTTCCAGGAAAAC AAAAATCATCATGGAAGTCAAAGCTTATACCTG GAATCTCAGCAGCTTTAATTTTGCTGATCATTATTGTGATGGCGGTTATGTTGAGAGcaaagaagatgagaaagagtGATTGGGATGATAAAAACGTTGAGGCCGTTGTACAGTTAAAGCGGTATAGTTACGCAAAAATCAAGAAGATGACAAACTCATTTGCACATCTTCTTGGGAAAGGAGGATATGGAACAGTCTACAAAGGAAAGTTACTGGATGATGGCCGAGATGTTGCAGTAAAGATCTTGAAGCAGTCAGAGGGAAATGGAGAAGAGTTTATCAATGAAGTAGCTAGCTTAAGTAGAACATCTCATGTTCATATTGTATCTCTTCTTGGATTCTGTTACGAAAGGAACAAGAGAGCGATCATCTATGAGTTCATGCCAAATGGATCCCTAGATAAGTTTATTTCCGAGAATATGTCAGTTAAGATGGAATGGGAAAGGTTGTACGACATTGCGGTGGGTGTCTCTCGTGGCCTAGAGTATTTGCATAATGGTTGTGTATCGAGGATTGTGCATTTCGATATAAAGCCGCAAAATATACTCCTGGACAAAGATCTTTGCCCAAAGATTTCAGATTTTGGTCTTGCCAAGCTCTGTAAAAATAAGGAGAGCATCATGTCGATGCTGGACGCGAGAGGAACAGCAGGATACATTGCCCCTGAAGTCTTTTCAAAGAATTTTGGAGGAGTTTCACATAAATCAGATGTGTATAGTTATGGGATGGtggttcttgagatgattggaGCAAGAAATATAGAAAAAGTTGAACATTCTGGATCTAACAATAGTTCAATGTACTTTCCAGATTGGATCTATAAGGATCTTGAAAGGGAAGAAATCATGAGGATTTTTGGTGATCGTataacagaagaagaagagaaaattgcaaggaaaatggtattggttGGTCTGTGGTGTATTCAGACCAATCCATCTCACCGTCCAGCAATGATCAAAGTCATTGAAATGTTAGAGGGGACTCTAGAGGCTCTCCAGGTTCCACCTAAACCTCTCTTGTGTTTACCTGCAAGAACGGTTCCAGAAATTGTTGAAGATAGTAATGAGACTTCAAGCTTCTCTTGGCCAAGTCAGTTTGAAAGAGGCACTTTCATTGGTGAAGACACTTTACGCATTTCTGAAGAAGACATAGTTCAATGTTCCAGCTCCTAA
- the LOC106352646 gene encoding chloroplastic group IIB intron splicing facilitator CRS2-A, chloroplastic, with protein sequence MSLSTANSSPFSAAVMLSASSPPITSLLLYPKACKFGQSKSNSKRIFSLRASSSLPVYDTKLKAEYTPWLIVGLGNPGTKYYGTRHNIGFEMIDHIARTTDISMNTVQSKGLVGIGAVGEVPILLVKPQTYMNFSGESVGPLAAYYQVPLRHILMIYDDMGLPNGVLRLQPKGGHSHHNGLKNVIEHLNGCRSFPRLSIGIGNPPGSMDMKAFLLQKFSRSERKQIDAGMEQGVDAVKTLVEYGFNDTISRFNLGQKYKFHTI encoded by the exons ATGTCCTTATCCACTGCAAACTCGTCGCCTTTTTCTGCTGCGGTGATGCTTTCTGCGTCATCTCCTCCGAttacatctcttcttctctacccAAAAGCTTGTAAATTTGGTCAATCAAAATCCAACTCCAAAAGAATATTCTCTCTTCGTGCTTCATCCTCGTTGCCTGTTTATGATACCAAGCTTAAAGCTGAGTACACACCCTGGCTTATCGTGGGACTTGGTAACCCTGGAACAAAGTACTACGGAACTAGACACAAt ATTGGTTTTGAGATGATTGATCATATTGCTCGAACGACAGACATTTCCATGAACACTGTTCAGTCCAAGGGTTTGGTCGGAATAGGTGCGGTCGGAGAAGTACCGATTCTGTTGGTTAAACCTCAAACTTACATGAATTTTAGTGGTGAATCG GTTGGGCCATTAGCTGCTTACTATCAAGTACCCTTACGCCATATTCTGATG ATATATGATGACATGGGTTTGCCTAATGGTGTCTTGAGGCTTCAACCAAAAGGAGGACATAGCCATCACAATGG GTTGAAGAATGTGATAGAACATCTAAATGGATGCCGTAGCTTCCCCCGCTTATCAATTG GAATTGGGAATCCACCGGGGAGCATGGACATGAAAGCGTTTCTTCTCCAGAAATTCAGCCGCTCGGAGCGTAAACAG ATTGATGCGGGGATGGAACAAGGTGTTGATGCCGTGAAGACGCTTGTTGAATATGGATTCAACGACACAATATCTCGATTCAATTTGGGGCAGAAATACAAGTTCCACACAATTTGA
- the LOC106352645 gene encoding uncharacterized protein LOC106352645 isoform X1, with translation MATSSFVSFPRLCSPKAKFKPMAALSKSSTTYELKKGQNRLYHKLPSGLKMEVIEQRKEKNEKRRSEKEKENPPLVFVHGSYHAAWCWAEHWLPFFSSSGFDSYAISLLAQGESDEPLGTVAGTLETHASDIANFIESNLSSSPPPVLIGHSFGGLIVQYYLANISNKQPLVTEATNAYPDLSGAVLVCSVPPSGNSGLVLRYLFTKPVAAFKVTLSLAAKRFQTSIPLCRETFFSSAMDDHLVQRYQDLMKESSRMPLFDLKKLNASLPVPKPKENSTKVMVLGAKDDFIVDDEGLKETGRFYDVEPVCVEGVAHDMMLDCSWEKGAEVLLYWLSKPTNLSA, from the exons ATGGCTACTTCTTCTTTTGTCTCTTTCCCACGCCTCTGCTCTCCCAAAGCGAAATTCAAGCCAATGGCAGCTCTCAGCAAATCCTCCACGACATATGAGCTGAAGAAGGGGCAGAACCGTCTTTACCATAAGCTTCCCTCTGGTCTAAAAATGGAGGTCATCGAgcagagaaaagagaaaaacgaaaaaagaagaagcgagaaagagaaagagaaccCACCATTGGTTTTTGTACATGGAAGCTACCACGCAGCTTGGTGCTGGGCTGAGCATTGGTtacctttcttctcttcttctgggTTTGACTCTTATGCCATCAGCTTATTAGCTCAG GGTGAAAGTGATGAGCCTTTGGGAACTGTTGCTGGAACACTTGAG ACGCACGCAAGTGATATTGCGAACTTCATCGAGTCAAACCTTAGCTCTTCGCCTCCTCCTGTTCTTATCGGTCATTCTTTTGGAGGGCTCATTGTTCAATATTACTTGGCGAATATCTCAAATAAACAGCCGTTAG TTACAGAAGCTACAAATGCATATCCAGACCTTTCAGGAGCTGTACTAGTTTGTTCCGTGCCACCTTCGGGTAATAG CGGGTTAGTGTTACGCTATCTCTTTACTAAACCCGTTGCAGCCTTTAAG GTAACCCTCAGTTTAGCCGCTAAGCGTTTTCAGACATCTATTCCTCTTTGTCGGGAAACATTCTTCTCTTCAGCCATGGATGATCACCTTGTGCAGCG TTACCAGGATCTGATGAAAGAGAGTTCAAGGATGCCATTGTTTGATCTCAAAAAGCTAAACGCATCACTTCCGGTACCAAAGCCAAAGGAAAATTCGACAAAAGTTATGGTTTTAGGTGCCAAAGATGATTTCATAGTG GACGACGAAGGACTGAAGGAAACCGGGAGGTTTTATGATGTTGAGCCGGTTTGTGTTGAAGGTGTTGCTCATGATATGATGCTTGACTGTTCATGGGAGAAAGGTGCCGAGGTTCTTTTGTATTGGCTATCTAAGCCGACAAATCTATCTGCTTAA
- the LOC106352645 gene encoding uncharacterized protein LOC106352645 isoform X2, whose protein sequence is MATSSFVSFPRLCSPKAKFKPMAALSKSSTTYELKKGQNRLYHKLPSGLKMEVIEQRKEKNEKRRSEKEKENPPLVFVHGSYHAAWCWAEHWLPFFSSSGFDSYAISLLAQGESDEPLGTVAGTLETHASDIANFIESNLSSSPPPVLIGHSFGGLIVQYYLANISNKQPLEATNAYPDLSGAVLVCSVPPSGNSGLVLRYLFTKPVAAFKVTLSLAAKRFQTSIPLCRETFFSSAMDDHLVQRYQDLMKESSRMPLFDLKKLNASLPVPKPKENSTKVMVLGAKDDFIVDDEGLKETGRFYDVEPVCVEGVAHDMMLDCSWEKGAEVLLYWLSKPTNLSA, encoded by the exons ATGGCTACTTCTTCTTTTGTCTCTTTCCCACGCCTCTGCTCTCCCAAAGCGAAATTCAAGCCAATGGCAGCTCTCAGCAAATCCTCCACGACATATGAGCTGAAGAAGGGGCAGAACCGTCTTTACCATAAGCTTCCCTCTGGTCTAAAAATGGAGGTCATCGAgcagagaaaagagaaaaacgaaaaaagaagaagcgagaaagagaaagagaaccCACCATTGGTTTTTGTACATGGAAGCTACCACGCAGCTTGGTGCTGGGCTGAGCATTGGTtacctttcttctcttcttctgggTTTGACTCTTATGCCATCAGCTTATTAGCTCAG GGTGAAAGTGATGAGCCTTTGGGAACTGTTGCTGGAACACTTGAG ACGCACGCAAGTGATATTGCGAACTTCATCGAGTCAAACCTTAGCTCTTCGCCTCCTCCTGTTCTTATCGGTCATTCTTTTGGAGGGCTCATTGTTCAATATTACTTGGCGAATATCTCAAATAAACAGCCGTTAG AAGCTACAAATGCATATCCAGACCTTTCAGGAGCTGTACTAGTTTGTTCCGTGCCACCTTCGGGTAATAG CGGGTTAGTGTTACGCTATCTCTTTACTAAACCCGTTGCAGCCTTTAAG GTAACCCTCAGTTTAGCCGCTAAGCGTTTTCAGACATCTATTCCTCTTTGTCGGGAAACATTCTTCTCTTCAGCCATGGATGATCACCTTGTGCAGCG TTACCAGGATCTGATGAAAGAGAGTTCAAGGATGCCATTGTTTGATCTCAAAAAGCTAAACGCATCACTTCCGGTACCAAAGCCAAAGGAAAATTCGACAAAAGTTATGGTTTTAGGTGCCAAAGATGATTTCATAGTG GACGACGAAGGACTGAAGGAAACCGGGAGGTTTTATGATGTTGAGCCGGTTTGTGTTGAAGGTGTTGCTCATGATATGATGCTTGACTGTTCATGGGAGAAAGGTGCCGAGGTTCTTTTGTATTGGCTATCTAAGCCGACAAATCTATCTGCTTAA
- the LOC111203371 gene encoding ribulose bisphosphate carboxylase small subunit, chloroplastic 2-like codes for MASSMLSSATVVSSPAQAAMVAPFTGLKSSAAFPVTRKTNTDITSIASNGGRVNCMKVWPPVGKKKFETLSYLPDLTDVELAKEVDYLLRNKWIPCVEFELEHGFVYREHGNTPGYYDGRYWTMWKLPLFGCTDSAQVLKEVQECKTEYPNAFIRIIGFDNNRQVQCISFIAYKPPSFTGA; via the exons ATGGCTTCCTCTATGCTCTCCTCTGCCACCGTGGTTAGCTCACCGGCTCAAGCGGCCATGGTTGCTCCATTCACAGGCTTGAAGTCATCCGCTGCATTCCCAGTCACTCGCAAGACCAACACTGACATTACTTCCATTGCAAGCAATGGAGGAAGAGTTAACTGCATGAAG GTGTGGCCACCAGTCGGAAAGAAGAAGTTTGAGACTCTCTCTTACCTTCCTGATCTTACTGACGTCGAATTGGCTAAGGAAGTTGACTATCTTCTTCGCAACAAGTGGATTCCTTGTGTTGAATTCGAATTGGAA CATGGATTTGTATACCGTGAACACGGAAACACACCCGGATACTATGACGGACGTTACTGGACAATGTGGAAACTTCCTTTGTTCGGATGCACTGACTCTGCTCAAGTGTTGAAGGAAGTGCAAGAGTGCAAGACGGAATACCCTAACGCTTTCATTAGAATCATCGGATTCGACAACAACCGTCAAGTCCAGTGCATCAGTTTCATCGCCTACAAGCCACCAAGCTTCACCGGCGCTTAA
- the LOC111208301 gene encoding S-protein homolog 9-like — translation MNRLSCFLLVIGLCVGLSNAYEKNSVHFKNSLGRNNILKINCLSNNDNLGFHFLRPGETYEFSFHDSVFKTEFFCDLWQGPNFKFHAGFTGYEGGGLILQPKNFWDAREDGIYFTHGQKTPKLEYNWE, via the exons ATGAATCGTCTCTCTTGTTTTCTGCTCGTCATTGGACTGTGCGTTGGGTTGAGTAATGCATATGAGAAAAACTCTGTACACTTCAAGAACTCTCTTGGTCGTAACAATATCTTGAAGATCAATTGTTTATCAAACAACGACAATCTAGGCTTCCACTTTTTGCGGCCTGGAGAAACCTACGAATTCAGTTTTCATGATAGTGtttttaaaacagaatttttctGTGACCTATGGCAAGGGCCTAATTTCAAGTTCCATGCAGGGTTCACGGGATATGAAGGTGGTGGTctcatc CTGCAGCCAAAAAACTTTTGGGATGCTAGAGAAGATGGAATTTACTTCACACATGGCCAAAAAACGCCCAAGTTAGAGTATAATTGGGAATAA
- the LOC111203375 gene encoding ubiquitin receptor RAD23d, producing the protein MKIFVKTLKGTNFEIEVNPAETISDTKKRIETLHGAQYPAAQQMLIHQGKVLKDETTLEENNVVDNSFIVIMLSKAKVSSSGASTASAPAPSATQAQPAQTVATPQVATPTASVPEPTSGAATVAAPSAAAASTQTDVYGQAASNLVAGNNLESTVQQILDMGGGSWDRDTVIRALRAAFNNPERAVEYLYSGIPAQAEIPPAPQAPATGGQAANPLAQTQQEATPVPATGGPNANPLNLFPQGMPAADAGAGAGNLDFLRNSQQFQALRAMVQANPQILQPMLQELGKQNPQLVRLIQEHQADFLRLINEPVEGEENVMEQLEAAMPQAVTVTPEEREAIERLEAMGFDRAMVLEVFFACNKNEELAANYLLDHMHEFEEQ; encoded by the exons atgaaGATTTTCGTGAAGACTCTCAAAGGGACAAACTTCGAGATCGAAGTGAATCCGGCGGAGACG ATCTCTGATACTAAAAAACGTATAGAAACTCTTCATGGTGCGCAATACCCAGCTGCTCAGCAGATGCTGATCCACCAAGGAAAAGTTCTCAAGGATGAGACTACTTTGGAAGAGAACAACGTTGTTGACAACAGTTTCATTGTTATCATGTTGTCCAAG GCCAAGGTTTCTTCAAGTGGGGCATCAACTGCATCTGCTCCAGCACCTAGTGCTACTCAG GCTCAACCTGCACAGACGGTAGCTACACCTCAGGTTGCTACTCCAACTGCCTCAGT TCCAGAGCCTACAAGTGGAGCTGCAACCGTTGCAGCACCTTCTGCAGCAGCTGCTTC GACTCAGACAGATGTTTATGGACAAGCAGCGTCGAACCTTGTTGCTGGAAACAATCTAGAGTCCACTGTTCAGCAAATTCTTGACATGGGTGGAGGTAGTTGGGACCGTGACACTGTTATCCGTGCCCTGAGAGCCGCCTTTAACAACCCTGAAAGAGCTGTCGAATATCTCTACTCA GGAATCCCTGCTCAAGCTGAAATCCCACCAGCCCCTCAAGCCCCAGCTACTGGTGGACAGGCAGCAAACCCTCTAGCACAGACCCAACAAGAAGCTACTCCAGTGCCTGCAACTGGTGGTCCTAACGCTAATCCGTTAAACCTGTTTCCCCAg GGCATGCCCGCTGCAGATGCTGGTGCTGGAGCTGGTAATCTTGATTTCCTACGTAACAGTCAACAG TTCCAAGCCTTGAGAGCTATGGTACAAGCAAACCCGCAAATTCTACAG CCTATGCTTCAAGAGCTCGGTAAACAAAACCCACAGCTTGTGCGACTCATCCAAGAGCACCAGGCTGACTTCCTACGCTTGATAAATGAACCTGTCGAGGGAGAAGA GAATGTCATGGAACAGTTGGAAGCAGCAATGCCACAAGCTGTGACCGTCACACCTGAAGAGCGTGAAGCCATTGAACGG CTTGAAGCGATGGGGTTTGATCGTGCGATGGTCTTAGAGGTGTTCTTTGCGTGTAACAAGAACGAAGAACTTGCAGCTAACTACCTTCTAGATCACATGCATGAGTTTGAGGAACAATAA
- the LOC111197726 gene encoding 14-3-3-like protein GF14 psi codes for MSSSSREENVYMAKLAEQAERYEEMVEFMEKVAKSVDNEELTVEERNLLSVAYKNVIGARRASWRIISSIEQKEESKGNEDHVAIIKDYRGKIEAELSKICDGILNVLEAHLIPSASPAESKVFYLKMKGDYHRYLAEFKAGNERKDAAESTLVAYKSAQDIATAELAPTHPIRLGLALNFSVFYYEILNSPDRACSLAKQAFDEAIAELDTLGEESYKDSTLIMQLLRDNLTLWTSDMTDEAGDEIKETSKPEGAAE; via the exons ATGTCATCATCATCACGTGAAGAGAATGTGTACATGGCGAAGCTAGCGGAGCAAGCCGAGCGTTACGAAGAGATGGTGGAGTTCATGGAGAAAGTTGCCAAATCCGTTGACAACGAAGAGCTCACAGTTGAAGAGAGGAACCTTCTCTCCGTCGCTTACAAGAACGTGATTGGAGCGAGGAGGGCTTCGTGGAGGATCATCTCTTCCATTGAGCAGAAGGAAGAGAGCAAAGGGAACGAGGATCACGTTGCTATCATCAAGGACTACAGGGGCAAGATCGAAGCTGAGCTTAGCAAGATCTGCGATGGAATCTTGAATGTTCTTGAAGCTCATCTCATTCCATCTGCTTCGCCTGCTGAGTCTAAAGTGTTTTACTTGAAGATGAAGGGAGATTATCATAGGTATCTTGCTGAGTTTAAGGCTGGCAACGAGAGGAAAGATGCTGCTGAAAGCACTTTGGTTGCGTACAAGTCTGCTCAG GACATTGCCACTGCTGAGTTGGCTCCCACTCACCCGATCAGGCTTGGTCTTGCACTCAACTTCTCTGTGTTCTACTATGAGATCCTTAACTCGCCTGACCGTGCCTGCAGCCTCGCCAAACAG GCTTTTGATGAAGCAATCGCTGAGTTGGACACGTTGGGTGAGGAATCGTACAAGGACAGTACACTGATCATGCAGCTTCTCAGGGACAATCTCACTCTCTGGACTTCGGACATGACA GACGAAGCAGGAGATGAGATAAAGGAGACGTCGAAGCCAGAAGGTGCTGCAGAGTAA
- the LOC106352653 gene encoding RHOMBOID-like protein 9, chloroplastic, whose product MASFPLHRELPCKDYVFQHGTSGRHSRGEVLFDSNGARRSCPPGRTFPCPALGVLTKAEVSSSSTSGLKHRTTALGRDCTRSIPCSRRKLCLVRASSETKTIKKRLQLLDSYFEKLQSNDEKPSISMGDEINRGAELSGEKELESLSVYLKKQQKYAIIKPEGGSVASKSRNSDIESNNDGEDPLNFYVVSILASINVGVCLFEAAAPVRNNDMGLLSLPLLYGAKINDLIVAGEWWRLVTPMFLHSGIPHVALSSWALLTFGPKVCRDYGLLTFCLICILGGVSGNFMSFLHTPDPTVGGTGPAFALIGAWLVDQSQNKEMIKREEYEDLFQKAIIMTGLGLILSHFGPIDDWTNLGALVAGVVYGFFTCPVFQLGSGSEGIMTVGAEKQNSAGPCKSFLIFTIFVAVLVTCVLVLGDGPLTFPTYDDVVYSRI is encoded by the exons ATGGCGTCGTTTCCTCTTCACCGTGAACTCCCCTGTAAAGATTATGTTTTTCAGCATGGAACTTCAGGTCGACATAGCAGAGGAGAAGTGTTGTTTGATTCGAATGGTGCAAGACGAAGTTGTCCGCCTGGCAGAACCTTCCCATGTCCGGCTTTAGGAGTGTTGACGAAGGCAGAGGTTAGTAGCAGTAGCACTAGTGGTCTGAAACATAGAACAACCGCTCTGGGGAGGGATTGTACGAGATCGATCCCGTgttcaagaagaaagctttgCTTGGTTAGGGCGTCATCAGAGACCAAGACTATCAAAAAGAGACTTCAACTGTTAGATTCTTACTTTGAGAAACTTCAAAGCAACGATGAGAAGCCTTCTATCTCAATGGGGGATGAAATCAATCGGGGAGCTGAACTCAGTGGAGAGAAGGAGTTAGAATCTTTGAGCGTTTATcttaaaaaacaacaaaaat ATGCGATAATAAAACCAGAAGGAGGTTCAGTAGCAAGCAAATCGAGAAACTCTGATATTGAAAGTAATAATGATGGAGAAGATCCATTGAACTTCTATGTTGT GAGCATATTGGCATCCATAAACGTTGGAGTGTGTCTGTTTGAAGCGGCGGCTCCAGTGAGGAACAATGATATGGGACTCTTATCGCTCCCGCTGTTATATGGAGCAAAGATAAACGATCTAATCGTGGCTGGGGAATGGTGGAGGCTGGTCACACCCATGTTTCTG CACTCTGGAATCCCTCATGTAGCCCTTAGCTCATGGGCTCTGCTTACCTTTGGACCAAAAGTCTGCCGTGACTATGGGCTACTCACGTTCTGTCTCATTTGTATTCTCGGAGGGGTCTCTGGTAATTTCATGAGCTTTCTTCATACACCAGATCCTACAGTTGGAGGAACT GGACCAGCATTTGCTTTAATAGGAGCTTGGCTTGTTGACCAATCTCAGAACAAGGAGATGATCAAAAGAGAAGAGTACGAAGACTTGTTTCAGAAGGCCATTATAATGACAGGGCTTGGTCTCATACTAAGCCATTTCGGTCCAATAGATGACTG GACAAATCTGGGAGCACTTGTAGCTGGGGTTGTGTACGGATTCTTCACTTGTCCGGTGTTTCAACTTGGAAGTGGAAGTGAAGGGATTATGACGGTTGGGGCAGAGAAACAGAACAGCGCGGGCCCGTGTAAATCGTTTCTGATTTTCACAATCTTTGTCGCGGTTCTTGTGACTTGTGTGCTAGTCCTTGGGGATGGACCATTGACCTTCCCTACGTATGATGATGTGGTCTACTCTCGCATCTAG